The following proteins are co-located in the Flammeovirga kamogawensis genome:
- a CDS encoding SusC/RagA family TonB-linked outer membrane protein: MNKLFLMLTSMLILSAGYLHAQERTITGNIIDASDQSPLPGVNVVIKGTTNGAVTDFDGNFSIIVNPGQDVLTFSFIGYKTTDMNIANSDNIKVKLETDAEELEEVVVTALGIKREERSLGYAVSEVKSEDLGENSSANLMNSLNGKVAGVQITPVSGPASSSNVVIRGNAVLAGSNQPLYVVDGVPMSNSNFDNASDADNGGIDTGDGLSSINPDDIEGMSVLKGPAATALYGTRAINGVILITTKSGSDRKGLGIDFSTGVNIDVVGITPTMQNQYAHGTMGAFPTDPTSTDGNRMWGPKITPGMRTDAYYDGVERTVQHYDLYDQFYRNGVTFNNSVSLTGGNETSNVRFSYSNMSNTGNVENSTFDRHTFNVRGSTKLMNEKLTLDSRVTYTHTEASNRMSMGSSIYNYQRALMGIPNTVSMDWLKNYKDANGRPIGYNDKNENPYWTMNEVSNKDRQDRMLGMLSLNYEFSESLNLIVRGGTDVTSFRQNTLDPLYTPYYEEGRAYERTNLQTENNMDFLLQYSKKFGNFDINATAGGSYMYQLHDMTDAGSSRFTSPDQQHPAAGSDRFLSLSRYERAISSVYATASVGYKGFLFLDVSGRNDWSSTLPMGNNSYFYPSISGSWVFSDMDWNTPEWLSFGKLRASWAQVGSDTDPYSLYIQYNVDGNQGGYPGMGWNMGGIEGSTIPNYNLQPSMSSSYEFGLDLRLFDNKIGFDIAYYKQSATNQILGVDVSHGSGYSQALINAGEIQNQGVEMMINFSPVQTDNFRWDMMVTAAYNQNEVVSLTEGVESYLLMPTSGSVSVQAIPGESYGVIMGKTYERDGAGNVVVDENGLPLVSDDVSEIGNSIQPWMGGWRNTFSYKNISLSVLIDGKFGGDIYSQTNASMYNNGKHEETLVGRDDYYNGGSWNPGNLVTTDGTPYTGSVDPEQYYRRVSQIDEQFVYDASFIKLREVSISYRLPAKSLDKTPFRNLSVTAYGNNLGYLWRSADNIDPEASFTSGNGQGIEMFNMPLPRTFGFKLNANF, from the coding sequence ATGAATAAACTTTTCTTGATGTTGACAAGTATGTTAATACTTTCAGCAGGGTATCTACACGCCCAAGAAAGAACAATTACGGGTAACATTATTGATGCATCCGATCAGTCACCATTACCAGGTGTAAATGTTGTTATTAAAGGAACGACAAATGGCGCGGTAACCGACTTTGATGGTAATTTTTCAATTATAGTTAATCCAGGCCAAGATGTTCTTACCTTTTCGTTTATAGGTTATAAAACTACTGATATGAATATCGCGAATAGCGACAACATAAAGGTAAAATTAGAAACAGATGCCGAAGAACTTGAAGAAGTTGTTGTAACGGCATTGGGTATTAAAAGAGAAGAAAGATCTTTGGGATATGCGGTTTCTGAGGTGAAATCAGAAGATTTAGGAGAAAATTCATCTGCCAATCTAATGAACTCATTAAATGGTAAAGTTGCAGGTGTGCAAATCACGCCAGTTTCAGGTCCAGCTTCTTCTTCTAACGTAGTAATACGTGGTAATGCAGTTTTAGCAGGTAGTAACCAACCGTTATATGTTGTAGATGGAGTACCAATGAGTAACTCAAACTTTGATAATGCATCTGATGCAGACAATGGTGGTATTGATACAGGTGATGGACTTTCATCAATTAATCCAGACGATATTGAAGGAATGTCGGTACTTAAAGGTCCGGCAGCAACAGCATTGTACGGTACACGTGCTATTAACGGCGTTATTTTAATTACAACTAAATCAGGATCAGATAGAAAAGGTTTAGGTATAGATTTTTCTACAGGTGTAAATATTGATGTTGTGGGTATTACACCAACAATGCAAAATCAATATGCACACGGTACAATGGGAGCTTTCCCTACAGATCCAACTTCTACAGATGGAAATAGAATGTGGGGTCCGAAAATTACTCCAGGTATGCGAACAGACGCTTATTATGATGGTGTAGAAAGAACGGTACAACATTATGATCTTTATGATCAGTTTTACCGTAATGGAGTAACATTTAATAATAGTGTTTCTTTAACGGGTGGTAATGAGACATCTAACGTAAGGTTCTCTTACTCTAATATGTCGAATACAGGTAATGTAGAAAACTCAACATTTGATAGACATACATTTAACGTTAGAGGAAGCACAAAATTGATGAACGAGAAATTAACGTTAGATTCAAGAGTTACCTATACACATACTGAAGCAAGTAACAGAATGTCTATGGGTAGTTCTATTTACAACTACCAACGTGCATTAATGGGTATTCCAAATACTGTAAGCATGGATTGGTTGAAAAATTATAAAGATGCGAATGGTAGACCAATAGGGTATAACGATAAAAATGAAAACCCGTATTGGACAATGAATGAGGTATCTAATAAGGATAGACAAGATAGAATGTTAGGTATGTTAAGCTTAAATTATGAGTTTAGTGAGAGCTTAAATCTTATTGTTAGAGGTGGTACAGATGTTACTTCTTTTAGACAGAATACATTAGATCCGTTATATACTCCTTACTACGAAGAAGGACGTGCTTATGAACGTACAAACTTACAAACAGAAAACAACATGGATTTCTTATTACAATACAGTAAGAAGTTCGGTAATTTTGATATTAATGCAACAGCAGGTGGATCGTACATGTATCAATTACATGATATGACAGATGCAGGTTCTTCTAGATTTACATCTCCAGATCAGCAACACCCTGCAGCAGGTTCAGATCGCTTTTTGTCGTTAAGTAGATATGAAAGAGCAATTAGTTCTGTATATGCTACGGCATCTGTTGGTTATAAAGGCTTTCTATTCTTAGATGTATCTGGTCGTAACGACTGGTCATCAACTTTGCCAATGGGTAATAATTCTTACTTCTACCCATCTATTAGTGGTTCTTGGGTATTCTCTGATATGGATTGGAATACTCCAGAATGGTTATCATTTGGTAAGTTAAGAGCATCTTGGGCGCAAGTAGGTTCGGATACAGACCCTTACAGCCTTTATATACAATACAATGTTGATGGTAACCAAGGTGGATACCCTGGTATGGGATGGAATATGGGTGGCATAGAAGGCTCTACAATTCCTAACTACAATTTACAGCCATCTATGTCTAGTTCTTACGAATTTGGTTTAGACTTAAGATTATTTGATAATAAAATCGGGTTTGATATTGCTTACTACAAACAAAGTGCTACAAATCAGATTCTTGGAGTAGATGTATCGCATGGTTCTGGTTATAGCCAAGCATTAATTAATGCGGGTGAAATTCAAAACCAAGGTGTAGAGATGATGATCAATTTCTCTCCTGTTCAAACAGATAATTTCCGTTGGGATATGATGGTAACTGCTGCTTATAACCAAAACGAAGTAGTTTCTTTAACAGAAGGTGTGGAATCTTACTTATTGATGCCAACATCGGGTTCTGTATCTGTTCAGGCAATTCCTGGAGAGTCTTATGGTGTAATTATGGGTAAGACTTACGAAAGAGATGGAGCAGGAAATGTTGTGGTAGATGAAAATGGTTTGCCATTAGTATCAGATGACGTGAGTGAGATTGGTAATTCTATTCAACCTTGGATGGGTGGATGGAGAAACACATTCTCTTACAAGAACATCTCTTTATCGGTATTAATTGATGGTAAATTTGGAGGTGATATCTACTCTCAGACAAATGCATCAATGTACAATAATGGTAAACATGAAGAAACACTTGTGGGTAGAGATGACTATTATAATGGTGGAAGTTGGAACCCTGGTAATTTAGTAACAACTGACGGTACTCCTTATACGGGATCTGTTGATCCTGAGCAATATTATAGAAGAGTATCTCAGATAGATGAACAATTTGTATATGATGCTTCATTTATTAAACTAAGAGAAGTATCTATTTCTTACAGGTTACCCGCAAAATCGTTAGATAAAACGCCATTTAGAAACCTTTCTGTAACTGCTTACGGTAATAATTTAGGGTACTTATGGAGAAGTGCAGATAACATCGATCCAGAAGCGTCATTTACGAGTGGCAACGGTCAGGGTATTGAGATGTTTAACATGCCTTTACCTAGAACTTTCGGTTTTAAATTAAACGCTAACTTCTAA
- a CDS encoding SusD/RagB family nutrient-binding outer membrane lipoprotein: MKKLLKYTALAGSILLASACTRGFEEMNDNDYTSGDMDPKYQFTFIQAKLFSSGHEGYRGNLIMAGPMSGISMNPQYTTGAGFNRSDAYTEATFSLIYNDIAKNIDDIQVRVSKDMEVNGTENNAKLGQIAITKVVNYLRATMMYGDVPYSQAGKGYSQGILYPEYDNQEFIFEQMVSELKVARDQINDGSTYNEDFYYNGDAASWAKLANSLLMKIGIFMSSADPNKGKEIFNEAYSNSAGYISTLAESAVLGHNESGGPWGQTVNGSGAANEGRVGGVSYHFFSDISLKSMQERKDPRLFWVASHIDNTGSSTAAFTDVSAYTNYDPFAYDDSNGTEFKRIHYRGASSGDRPDGNRGVYTKDDQVMYSAFTIQSRDDNGNYINNMGYSFQDGGQYAQLVAVNPNTILNATSPSMIMGSDEVHFMIAEAAERGWIGASSVDHYRMGVEQAIKKYPQFYAGQDYVTAFVNLYKEQTEPGYLWDVAVEEYITQEVNAYSSSANKLEDIIYQHWLSQIGNGYNAFAIWNRTHLPSIVPANMNGENKNITLPVYDKDPITDETATPTGTVSVELHTGGITNGIRPSRFPYPNREFTVNPTNVSKAVSNQEGGNPSSDFISAYQWMSFR; encoded by the coding sequence ATGAAAAAATTATTAAAATATACAGCATTAGCAGGATCGATCTTACTCGCTTCGGCTTGTACGAGAGGTTTTGAAGAAATGAACGATAACGATTATACAAGTGGAGATATGGATCCAAAGTATCAGTTTACGTTTATACAAGCTAAATTATTTTCTAGCGGACACGAAGGGTATAGAGGTAACTTGATTATGGCTGGCCCAATGTCTGGAATTTCTATGAACCCACAATACACAACAGGTGCAGGTTTTAATAGAAGTGATGCTTATACTGAAGCTACTTTTAGCTTAATATACAACGATATTGCTAAAAATATCGATGATATTCAAGTGAGAGTTAGTAAGGATATGGAAGTGAACGGTACAGAAAATAATGCCAAGTTAGGGCAAATTGCTATTACCAAAGTAGTCAACTACCTAAGAGCAACCATGATGTATGGAGATGTTCCTTATTCTCAGGCAGGGAAAGGGTATTCTCAGGGGATACTTTACCCAGAATATGACAATCAAGAATTTATTTTTGAGCAAATGGTTTCTGAGCTCAAAGTAGCAAGAGATCAGATCAATGATGGCTCAACGTATAATGAAGATTTTTACTACAATGGAGATGCAGCAAGCTGGGCAAAGTTAGCGAACTCGTTGCTTATGAAAATCGGTATTTTTATGTCGAGTGCTGATCCAAATAAAGGTAAAGAGATCTTTAACGAAGCATATTCAAATTCAGCTGGGTATATCAGTACTTTAGCAGAATCTGCAGTTTTAGGTCATAATGAATCTGGTGGACCTTGGGGACAAACAGTAAATGGTTCTGGTGCTGCCAACGAAGGTAGAGTAGGTGGTGTTTCTTACCATTTCTTCTCAGATATTTCTTTAAAATCTATGCAAGAAAGAAAGGATCCGCGTTTATTTTGGGTGGCTTCACATATAGATAATACTGGTTCTTCTACTGCAGCATTTACAGATGTATCTGCGTATACCAACTATGATCCGTTTGCTTATGACGATTCTAATGGGACAGAATTTAAGAGAATTCATTACAGAGGTGCTAGTTCTGGAGATAGACCAGACGGTAATAGAGGTGTGTATACAAAAGACGATCAAGTAATGTATTCTGCATTTACTATACAATCGAGAGATGATAATGGAAATTATATCAACAATATGGGATATTCTTTCCAAGATGGTGGGCAATATGCACAGTTAGTGGCAGTAAATCCTAATACAATTTTAAACGCAACGTCGCCTTCAATGATAATGGGTTCTGATGAAGTTCATTTTATGATTGCAGAGGCAGCAGAAAGAGGTTGGATTGGAGCAAGTTCTGTAGATCATTATAGAATGGGAGTAGAGCAAGCCATTAAAAAATATCCTCAATTTTACGCAGGTCAAGATTATGTGACAGCTTTTGTTAACCTCTATAAAGAACAAACAGAGCCAGGTTATTTATGGGATGTAGCGGTAGAGGAATACATCACACAAGAGGTGAATGCTTATTCTAGCTCAGCAAATAAATTAGAAGATATAATTTATCAGCACTGGTTGTCTCAAATTGGTAATGGTTATAATGCCTTTGCCATTTGGAATAGAACGCACTTGCCATCAATTGTACCTGCAAATATGAATGGTGAGAATAAAAATATTACCCTACCTGTGTACGATAAAGACCCTATTACAGATGAGACAGCAACACCAACAGGAACAGTTTCTGTAGAATTACATACAGGCGGTATTACAAATGGTATAAGACCTTCTCGTTTCCCTTATCCAAACAGAGAATTTACTGTAAATCCAACGAATGTGAGTAAGGCAGTTTCTAATCAAGAAGGTGGTAATCCTTCATCAGATTTTATTTCTGCTTACCAATGGATGAGCTTTAGATAA